A region of Bacillus cabrialesii DNA encodes the following proteins:
- a CDS encoding PspA/IM30 family protein yields MSIIARFKDIMSANINALLGKAENPEKMVDQYLRNMNSDLSKVKAETAAVMAEEQRTKRECHECQADMEKMESYAMKALQAGNEGDARTFLERKTSLESKLSELQTANQIAATNAAQMRKMHDKLVSDIGELEARKNMIKAKWAVAKTQERMNKLGASVSSTSQSMSAFGRMEDKVNKALDQANAMAELNSAPQDDMADLTAKYDTAGSSQVDDELAALKAKMLLDK; encoded by the coding sequence ATGAGTATAATTGCAAGATTCAAAGATATTATGTCTGCGAATATTAATGCTTTGTTGGGCAAGGCTGAAAATCCAGAGAAAATGGTAGATCAATATTTAAGAAACATGAACAGCGATTTGTCTAAGGTAAAGGCGGAAACGGCAGCTGTTATGGCTGAGGAGCAAAGGACAAAAAGAGAATGTCATGAGTGCCAGGCAGACATGGAAAAGATGGAAAGCTATGCAATGAAGGCACTGCAAGCGGGGAATGAGGGCGATGCGAGAACATTCCTTGAAAGAAAAACATCTTTGGAATCAAAGCTTTCTGAGCTGCAGACGGCGAATCAAATTGCTGCAACCAATGCCGCACAGATGAGAAAAATGCATGACAAACTGGTTTCTGACATTGGAGAGCTGGAAGCACGCAAAAATATGATCAAGGCGAAGTGGGCAGTAGCGAAAACGCAAGAAAGAATGAACAAGCTGGGCGCCTCTGTTTCGAGTACCAGCCAATCAATGTCTGCGTTCGGCAGAATGGAGGACAAAGTAAATAAGGCGCTTGATCAGGCGAATGCAATGGCTGAACTGAACAGCGCTCCGCAGGATGATATGGCTGATCTGACTGCTAAATATGATACAGCCGGTTCAAGTCAGGTGGATGATGAACTTGCGGCGTTAAAAGCGAAAATGCTGCTCGATAAATAA
- a CDS encoding TFIIB-type zinc ribbon-containing protein — MIISYKCPNCGSDMAFDSESGTLSCGSCGRQDNIESLPKENIAARFSDDEAKEYKCESCGAVLITEAETTATTCSFCGGAAILADRLSGHLAPAKVIPFTISKQEAEQAFRKWCKKGLLTPRGFMSADRIKSITGMYIPFWMFDLNSEVQVRANCTRVHQYEEGDYICTETEHFEAFRDINLDYLKIPVDASEKMKDELMDKLEPYSYEELKDFQTAYLAGYIAEKYNYTDEELFPRAKEKISSYIDSYIHSTFSGYTSVNVRDKHIHTKNVNSFYVLLPVWMVSYDYERAEHIFAMNGQTGKVVGKPPISRGKVAAWFSGIAGGTFLALKLVSLMMGGGF, encoded by the coding sequence ATGATAATATCTTATAAGTGTCCGAACTGCGGAAGTGATATGGCATTTGACAGTGAATCCGGTACGTTATCCTGCGGCAGCTGCGGAAGACAGGACAATATTGAAAGCCTTCCGAAAGAAAACATTGCGGCGCGGTTTTCTGATGATGAAGCAAAGGAATATAAATGTGAAAGCTGCGGTGCCGTTTTAATTACGGAAGCTGAAACGACAGCGACGACGTGCAGCTTCTGCGGAGGTGCTGCTATACTTGCTGATCGTTTATCAGGACATTTGGCGCCGGCGAAGGTCATTCCATTTACAATCAGTAAACAAGAAGCGGAGCAGGCATTTCGAAAGTGGTGCAAAAAAGGCCTTTTGACACCAAGAGGTTTCATGTCGGCTGATCGTATCAAAAGCATCACCGGCATGTATATTCCATTTTGGATGTTTGATTTAAATAGTGAAGTACAAGTGAGAGCAAACTGTACCAGAGTCCATCAATATGAAGAAGGGGATTATATTTGCACGGAAACAGAGCACTTTGAAGCGTTTCGTGATATCAATCTCGATTATTTGAAAATCCCTGTCGATGCCTCTGAAAAAATGAAAGACGAATTAATGGACAAATTGGAGCCTTATTCATACGAAGAGCTGAAGGACTTTCAAACGGCATATTTGGCCGGCTATATTGCGGAAAAGTACAATTATACCGATGAGGAGCTTTTTCCGAGGGCAAAAGAGAAAATCAGCAGTTATATAGATTCATACATACATTCTACTTTTTCCGGATATACGTCAGTCAATGTGAGGGACAAACATATTCACACGAAAAACGTGAACAGCTTTTATGTTTTGCTGCCCGTTTGGATGGTCAGTTACGATTATGAAAGAGCAGAGCATATCTTTGCGATGAACGGGCAAACAGGGAAGGTTGTCGGAAAGCCGCCGATCAGTCGAGGAAAAGTGGCGGCATGGTTTAGTGGAATAGCAGGCGGGACATTTCTTGCGTTGAAGCTCGTCTCATTGATGATGGGAGGCGGATTTTGA
- a CDS encoding TPM domain-containing protein: MRGFFGKAILVVLAVFIIMPVLGIEAARASESQQHVYDHAHLLSKAEIEKLESLSAELGAKRDTDFIILTTKSTNGEDIADYAGDFYDRYGKGSTAILTIDMADREVFISGYKKAEQYLDNSRLNSIRNTISSDLSNEDYFKAFKTYIQLSYKDMGIKPGINPDNIFFTWWFQLVAAIAVGGIAVTIMLYQSGGKVTVNGNTYMDQRTSDVVDQYDTYIRTTVTRERKPSNDKDSGDGGITKGGTSYSGSRGNF, translated from the coding sequence ATGCGCGGATTTTTCGGGAAAGCGATTCTTGTTGTGCTGGCTGTTTTCATCATAATGCCGGTATTGGGAATCGAAGCGGCAAGAGCTTCTGAATCACAGCAGCATGTATATGACCATGCCCATCTATTATCAAAAGCAGAAATTGAAAAACTTGAATCTCTCTCGGCAGAGCTGGGTGCAAAGAGAGACACTGATTTCATCATTCTTACGACAAAAAGCACAAACGGTGAAGATATTGCCGATTATGCCGGCGATTTTTATGATCGTTACGGAAAAGGCAGTACAGCTATTTTAACGATTGATATGGCGGATAGAGAAGTATTCATCTCGGGCTACAAAAAAGCTGAACAGTATTTGGACAACAGCAGGCTAAACAGCATCAGAAATACGATTTCATCTGATTTATCAAATGAAGATTATTTCAAAGCTTTTAAGACATATATCCAGCTTTCTTATAAAGATATGGGCATAAAACCGGGAATCAATCCCGACAACATATTCTTTACTTGGTGGTTTCAGCTGGTTGCTGCCATCGCAGTCGGAGGCATCGCGGTTACAATCATGCTTTATCAATCGGGCGGGAAAGTAACGGTTAATGGGAATACATATATGGATCAACGTACGTCCGATGTGGTTGATCAATATGACACTTATATCAGAACGACTGTAACAAGAGAAAGAAAACCATCAAATGATAAAGACAGCGGCGATGGCGGGATTACGAAAGGCGGCACGTCATACAGTGGAAGCCGCGGCAATTTTTAA
- a CDS encoding SPFH domain-containing protein: MSFFRNQLANVVEWEEFRDDMIFYKWNNREIKKGSRLIIRPGQDAVFLSNGRVEGIFQDDGDYDIESEIIPFLSTLKGFKFGFNSGMRAEVLFVNTKEFTVRWGTKQAINIPAAGMPGGMPIRANGTFNVKVQDYISLIDKIAGVKDQYFVEDIKIRITSILDQLLMKWITREGKDMFNLQANAFDIAKGIQEDLDMQLIGDGMTITGFQIMSFNYPQEVQDMITKNASYGMVGDVNRYQQISMTDGMASGKMSGGGAASDMAGMMMGMNMANQMMNQMNQNQQAQSSGSQSSGGGSKPNFCPNCGTKTGEANFCPNCGQKLV; encoded by the coding sequence ATGTCGTTTTTCAGAAATCAATTAGCGAATGTAGTAGAGTGGGAAGAATTTAGAGATGATATGATTTTTTATAAATGGAACAATCGTGAAATCAAAAAAGGGAGCCGTTTAATCATTCGTCCCGGACAGGATGCTGTCTTTTTGAGCAATGGCAGGGTAGAAGGGATTTTTCAAGATGATGGCGATTATGATATTGAATCAGAGATTATTCCATTTCTTTCAACATTAAAGGGCTTTAAGTTTGGGTTTAACAGCGGCATGCGCGCCGAGGTGCTGTTTGTCAATACGAAGGAATTTACCGTGAGATGGGGAACAAAGCAGGCGATAAATATTCCGGCAGCTGGAATGCCTGGCGGGATGCCGATTCGCGCAAATGGTACATTTAATGTGAAGGTTCAAGACTATATCAGCCTGATTGATAAAATCGCCGGCGTGAAGGATCAATATTTTGTAGAGGATATTAAAATCCGGATCACTTCTATTCTTGATCAGCTTCTTATGAAGTGGATCACAAGAGAAGGGAAGGACATGTTTAATCTTCAAGCCAACGCTTTTGACATCGCGAAGGGGATTCAAGAAGACTTAGATATGCAATTAATCGGCGACGGAATGACGATCACCGGTTTCCAAATCATGAGCTTTAATTATCCTCAAGAGGTTCAGGATATGATTACGAAAAACGCTTCCTACGGTATGGTTGGGGATGTAAACAGATACCAGCAAATATCAATGACGGATGGAATGGCATCCGGAAAAATGAGCGGAGGCGGCGCAGCTTCTGATATGGCTGGAATGATGATGGGAATGAATATGGCCAATCAGATGATGAATCAAATGAATCAAAATCAGCAGGCGCAGTCATCAGGCTCACAATCATCTGGCGGCGGAAGCAAGCCGAATTTCTGCCCGAACTGCGGAACAAAAACCGGTGAAGCTAATTTTTGCCCGAATTGCGGCCAGAAGCTTGTGTAA
- a CDS encoding potassium channel family protein encodes MNEIYIIAGLLLLTAGMVDFLWTTLWLESGAGPITRCLSAWLWKGCRKISGDHAKVLSTAGPLLLCLTLVIWISLFWSGWVCIFSSDPHSLVETQSKEPASWSDRIYFSGYVMFTLGNGDLAPNGDLWKLVTVIETAQGLLTITFSVTYLISVLSAVNQKRSFAQSVLSLGHDGTEIVQTAWNGKDFHDIDFLLIAFSSELGKLTAQHNAFPILHFYHSTQREESSVIAVTVLDEALTILKYGIPVQYQPNQLHIKEARTSIKNYLDTVHTAYIHPAEQAPPEPDISKLHQSGIPALSKQTFQTAINSIKERRQLLLGIVQAGARKWPVQNSAE; translated from the coding sequence TTGAATGAGATTTATATCATTGCAGGCCTTTTATTACTGACAGCGGGGATGGTTGATTTTTTATGGACCACATTATGGTTAGAGAGCGGCGCAGGACCGATCACAAGATGTCTGTCTGCATGGCTGTGGAAAGGCTGCCGCAAAATCAGCGGGGATCATGCAAAGGTTCTCAGCACGGCAGGTCCTCTGTTGTTATGCTTAACGTTAGTGATATGGATCAGTTTATTTTGGAGCGGGTGGGTTTGTATTTTCTCCAGTGACCCCCATTCACTCGTGGAAACTCAATCGAAAGAACCGGCTTCCTGGTCAGATCGTATTTATTTTTCCGGCTACGTCATGTTTACATTAGGAAATGGCGACCTCGCACCAAACGGAGACCTATGGAAGCTTGTCACGGTCATTGAAACGGCTCAAGGCCTTCTTACCATCACTTTCTCTGTCACGTATTTAATTTCCGTCTTGAGCGCGGTGAATCAAAAGCGCTCATTCGCCCAAAGTGTATTAAGTCTCGGGCATGACGGAACAGAAATTGTCCAGACTGCATGGAACGGCAAGGATTTTCACGACATTGATTTTCTTCTTATCGCATTTTCATCAGAGCTGGGAAAGCTGACCGCTCAGCATAATGCCTTTCCGATCCTTCATTTTTACCATAGCACACAGCGCGAGGAATCATCTGTCATAGCTGTCACTGTATTGGATGAGGCATTAACCATTTTAAAATACGGCATTCCCGTACAATATCAGCCGAACCAGCTTCACATCAAAGAAGCCCGTACGAGTATCAAAAACTACTTGGATACCGTTCATACCGCCTATATCCATCCGGCTGAACAAGCGCCGCCTGAACCAGACATCTCCAAGCTCCACCAATCAGGCATACCCGCTTTATCCAAGCAAACATTTCAAACTGCTATCAATTCTATAAAGGAACGCCGTCAATTGCTGCTGGGAATTGTCCAAGCGGGTGCCCGAAAATGGCCTGTTCAGAATTCTGCTGAATAA
- the iolT gene encoding myo-inositol transporter IolT, with protein MNKQGNQMSFLRTIILVSTFGGLLFGYDTGVLNGALPYMGEPDQLNLNAFTEGLVTSSLLFGAALGAVFGGRMSDFNGRRKNILFLAVIFFISTIGCTFAPNVTIMIISRFVLGIAVGGASVTVPAYLAEMAPVESRGRMVTQNELMIVSGQLLAFVFNAILGTTMGDSSHVWRYMLVIASLPAVFLFFGMIRMPESPRWLVSKGRKEDALRVLKKIRDDKRAASELKEIEFAFKKEDKLEKATFKDLSVPWVRRIVFIGLGIAIVQQITGVNSIMYYGTEILRDSGFQTEAALIGNIANGVISVLATFVGIWLLGKVGRRPMLLTGLIGTTTALLLIGIFSHVLEGSPALPYVVLSLTVTFLAFQQGAISPVTWLMLSEIFPLRLRGLGMGVTVFCLWMVNFAVSFTFPILLAAIGLSTTFFIFVGLGICSVLFVKKFLPETKGLSLEQLEENFRAYDRGEAKKESGAEVIG; from the coding sequence ATGAATAAACAAGGCAATCAAATGTCATTTTTACGGACAATTATTTTAGTCTCGACTTTCGGCGGTCTCCTCTTCGGTTATGATACCGGAGTGCTCAATGGAGCTTTGCCGTATATGGGAGAGCCAGACCAGCTAAACCTCAATGCCTTCACAGAGGGGCTTGTCACCAGTTCACTTCTTTTTGGAGCCGCGCTCGGTGCCGTGTTTGGCGGCAGGATGTCTGATTTTAACGGCCGCCGCAAAAATATTTTATTCCTCGCTGTGATATTTTTCATTTCAACGATCGGGTGTACGTTTGCTCCAAATGTAACGATCATGATTATCTCTCGTTTTGTGCTCGGCATTGCGGTCGGGGGTGCATCAGTTACGGTTCCTGCTTATTTAGCTGAGATGGCTCCTGTGGAAAGCAGGGGGCGGATGGTAACGCAGAATGAATTGATGATTGTATCAGGACAGCTTTTGGCCTTTGTTTTTAATGCAATCCTTGGAACAACAATGGGAGACAGCTCCCATGTGTGGAGATATATGCTGGTCATTGCCTCGCTTCCAGCCGTATTCCTGTTTTTCGGCATGATCAGAATGCCTGAGAGTCCTCGCTGGCTCGTCTCCAAAGGAAGAAAAGAAGATGCTTTGCGTGTGTTGAAAAAAATCAGGGATGACAAGCGGGCTGCGTCTGAGCTGAAAGAAATTGAATTCGCTTTCAAAAAAGAAGATAAGCTTGAAAAAGCCACATTTAAAGATCTGTCGGTCCCATGGGTGCGCCGGATTGTGTTTATTGGATTAGGAATTGCGATTGTACAGCAAATTACGGGTGTAAACTCGATTATGTATTATGGGACTGAAATTTTAAGGGATTCTGGTTTTCAAACGGAAGCTGCTTTAATCGGAAATATTGCGAATGGCGTGATTTCAGTCTTGGCAACATTCGTCGGAATCTGGCTGCTGGGCAAAGTGGGCCGCCGGCCGATGCTGCTAACAGGCTTGATTGGTACGACAACGGCATTATTGCTGATCGGGATATTTTCACATGTACTTGAGGGATCACCGGCACTTCCATATGTGGTCCTGTCATTAACGGTTACATTCCTTGCTTTTCAGCAGGGCGCAATTTCACCAGTGACGTGGCTGATGCTTTCTGAGATTTTCCCGCTTCGCCTTCGCGGTCTGGGAATGGGCGTCACGGTATTCTGTCTGTGGATGGTCAATTTTGCAGTCAGCTTCACTTTCCCGATATTGCTGGCCGCCATTGGGCTGTCCACAACGTTCTTTATCTTCGTTGGATTAGGAATTTGCTCTGTCCTGTTTGTGAAGAAGTTTTTACCGGAAACGAAAGGACTTTCGCTTGAACAGCTGGAGGAAAACTTCCGCGCTTATGACCGCGGCGAGGCGAAGAAAGAGTCCGGTGCTGAAGTGATTGGATAA
- the bdhA gene encoding (R,R)-butanediol dehydrogenase: MKAARWHNQKDIRIENIEEPKTEPGKVKIKVKWCGICGSDLHEYLGGPIFIPVDKPHPLTNETAPVTMGHEFSGEVVEVGEGVKNYKAGDRVVVEPIFATHGHQGAYNLDEQMGFLGLAGGGGGFSEYVSVDEELLFKLPDELSYEQGALVEPSAVALYAVRSSKLKAGDKAAVFGCGPIGLLVIEALKAAGATDIYAVELSPERQQKAEELGAIIVDPSKTDDVVAEIAERTGGGVDVAFEVTGVPVVLRQAIQSTTIAGETVIVSIWEKGAEIHPNDIVIKERTVKGIIGYRDIFPAVLSLMKEGYFSADKLVTKKIVLDDLIEEGFGSLIKEKNQVKILVRPN; this comes from the coding sequence ATGAAGGCAGCAAGATGGCATAACCAAAAGGATATCCGTATTGAAAATATTGAAGAACCAAAAACGGAACCGGGAAAAGTAAAGATCAAAGTCAAATGGTGCGGCATTTGCGGCAGTGATTTACATGAGTATCTCGGCGGCCCGATCTTTATTCCGGTAGACAAACCGCATCCATTAACAAATGAAACAGCACCTGTCACAATGGGCCATGAATTCTCCGGTGAAGTTGTTGAAGTTGGAGAAGGTGTTAAAAACTATAAAGCAGGCGACCGCGTCGTAGTGGAACCGATTTTTGCAACACACGGCCATCAGGGTGCATACAACCTTGATGAACAAATGGGATTCCTCGGCTTAGCCGGCGGCGGCGGCGGTTTCTCTGAATATGTATCCGTTGACGAAGAACTTTTGTTCAAACTTCCTGATGAATTATCATATGAACAAGGCGCGCTCGTTGAACCTTCAGCGGTCGCTTTATACGCTGTCCGCTCAAGCAAACTCAAAGCAGGCGACAAAGCGGCTGTATTCGGCTGCGGCCCGATCGGACTTCTGGTGATTGAAGCGCTGAAGGCTGCTGGTGCGACTGATATTTACGCTGTTGAACTTTCACCTGAGCGCCAGCAGAAAGCGGAAGAGCTTGGAGCAATCATTGTTGATCCGTCCAAAACAGACGATGTAGTCGCTGAAATCGCAGAACGCACAGGCGGCGGTGTTGACGTAGCATTCGAAGTCACAGGCGTTCCAGTGGTATTACGCCAAGCGATCCAATCCACTACAATCGCCGGTGAAACAGTCATCGTCAGCATTTGGGAAAAAGGCGCTGAAATCCACCCGAACGATATCGTCATCAAAGAACGTACAGTCAAAGGTATTATCGGATACCGCGATATCTTCCCGGCTGTATTGTCATTAATGAAAGAAGGCTATTTCTCAGCTGACAAACTTGTAACGAAAAAAATCGTGCTAGACGATTTGATCGAGGAAGGCTTCGGGTCTCTTATTAAAGAGAAAAACCAAGTCAAAATCCTTGTCAGACCTAACTAA